A window of Calliopsis andreniformis isolate RMS-2024a chromosome 3, iyCalAndr_principal, whole genome shotgun sequence contains these coding sequences:
- the LOC143188707 gene encoding uncharacterized protein LOC143188707 — MVTDTEKTLALVISAIKNLREQKGSSTREILHYLSSVYNISPSTARRQMQTALKRGVAYGILKKDGGHYALSVGNDIKCQEIAEQELNLLDYCRRKSRQNKLKLCCKCKKRRRRRSRRKKRMCSCKRKKKRRRRRQSSRRCRSRSRRRRKRRKLCSCGGRKRAAIEQLKEQGINEKSVDPEIEAKDSASTVCSSVTSTVSSAPTT, encoded by the exons ATGGTGACTGATACGGAAAAAACGCTTGCCTTGGTAATCTCGGCAATAAAAAATTTACGTGAACAGAAGGGTTCTAGTACACGAGAAATTTTGCATTATCTTTCCTCTGTCTATAACATCTCTCCAAGTACTGCGCGTCGTCAG ATGCAAACAGCCCTAAAACGCGGCGTGGCATACGGTATCTTGAAGAAGGACGGCGGCCATTATGCTCTGTCAGTCGGTAATGACATCAAATGTCAGGAGATCGCAGAGCAGGAGCTCAACCTGCTGGATTACTGTCGCAGGAAAAGCAGACAGAACAAGCTAAAATTGTGTTGCAAATGCAAAAAACGACGCAGACGAAGGAGCAGAAGGAAGAAGCGAATGTGTTCGTGTAAAAGGAAGAAGAAACGCAGGCGAAGGAGGCAGAGCAGCAGAAGGTGCAGAAGTAGGAGCAGGAGGAGGAGGAAAAGGAGGAAGTTGTGTTCGTGCGGCGGAAGGAAGAGGGCTGCGATAGAGCAACTGAAGGAACAAGGGATCAATGAGAAATCTGTCGACCCAGAAATCGAAGCAAAAGACTCTGCATCCACGGTGTGTAGCTCTGTCACATCTACTGTCTCTTCGGCACCCACGACATAA
- the LOC143177602 gene encoding cytochrome P450 6a2, whose translation MWNVLREFLEQFLLLGLFLAILYCFFTSTFDFWESRGVPFRKPTVLFGNFAPMLLFRKSLPEGIQEMYGWFKDERFFGAFRVRSPVLFLRDPDLIKNICVKNFTNFSNRGIPVNSQDPLSAHLFNLEGKKWKNLRSKLTPAFSSGKLKRMFYLLAECSEEFKKLIDSLSKADHPLEIRELAAKFTIDVIGSCAFGIQINALTNEESEFHRAAKKLSKPSYKATLWRMLRTAMPRLYKLLGVQVIDPEVTKFFKDVVSQMIKEREKHDVKRHDFMDLLIELKDKGSLENDPGNGQISNEESTETAEEMKLDENSIAAQAFVFFTAGYETSSNTIAFCLHELALNAEIQEKTRRDINDAIDNRNGKLTYDAVQDMKYLDMVIAETLRKYPSAALLSRRCEHQYQIPGTKVELPAGMRVIVPIYGLHHDPDYYPNPATFDPERFTDENKRTRHPYTYLPFGEGPRNCIGTRFALLQTKVGIISFLRKHRVKICEKTVVPIQFSRRSLVTTSDKGFWLKIVPSS comes from the exons ATGTGGAACGTTCTGAGGGAATTTTTGGAGCAGTTCCTTTTATTGGGCCTGTTCCTGGCGATCTTGTATTGCTTCTTTACCTCGACCTTCGACTTCTGGGAGAGCCGTGGTGTACCCTTTCGAAAGCCGACAGTGCTGTTCGGTAATTTCGCTCCCATGCTCCTGTTTCGGAAGTCTCTACCGGAAGGGATTCAGGAGATGTACGGATGGTTCAAAGATGAGAGGTTTTTCGGAGCGTTTCGGGTTAGATCGCCCGTGTTATTCTTGCGAGATCCAGATTTGATCAAGAATATTTGCGTCAAGAATTTTACCAACTTCTCAAATCGTGGTATACCAGTGAATTCACAg GACCCGCTTTCGGCCCACTTGTTCAATTTAGAAGGTAAGAAGTGGAAGAATCTGAGGTCGAAATTGACCCCGGCCTTCTCCTCGGGAAAATTGAAGAGGATGTTCTACCTCCTAGCCGAATGTAgcgaagaatttaaaaaattaattgattCGTTATCGAAGGCTGACCATCCGCTGGAGATTCGCGAACTGGCTGCCAAATTCACGATAGACGTCATTGGTAGCTGCGCGTTCGGCATACAAATAAACGCGCTTACCAACGAGGAGTCCGAGTTCCATAGAGCTGCGAAGAAGCTATCGAAGCCGAGTTATAAGGCTACTCTATGGAGGATGCTAAGAACAGCTATGCCCAGACTATACAAGCTACTGGGTGTCCAGGTAATCGATCCTGAAGTGACCAAGTTCTTCAAGGACGTCGTATCGCAGATGATTAAAGAAAGGGAAAAACACGATGTCAAGAGGCACGATTTCATGGACTTATTGATCGAACTGAAGGATAAGGGCTCCTTGGAAAACGATCCAGGAAACGGGCAAATTTCTAACGAGGAAAGCACAGAAACGGCTGAGGAAATGA AACTGGATGAGAACAGCATTGCTGCCCAGGCGTTTGTGTTTTTCACTGCCGGTTATGAAACGTCATCGAACACCATCGCGTTTTGCCTTCACGAGCTAGCTCTGAATGCTGAGATTCAAGAGAAAACCAGACGCGATATTAACGACGCCATTGATAACAGAAATGGCAAATTAACGTACGATGCTGTACAGGACATGAAGTACCTGGATATGGTAATTGCAG AAACACTCAGGAAATACCCTTCAGCAGCTCTTCTCTCCCGAAGATGCGAACATCAATACCAAATACCAGGCACTAAAGTGGAGTTGCCTGCTGGTATGCGAGTGATCGTGCCGATTTATGGCCTTCATCATGATCCAGATTATTATCCAAATCCCGCCACGTTCGATCCTGAGAGATTCACGGACGAAAATAAACGAACAAGGCATCCTTATACCTACCTACCCTTCGGGGAAGGACCACGAAATTGCATAG GTACGCGATTCGCGCTTCTACAGACGAAAGTGGGAATTATTTCGTTTTTAAGGAAGCATCGAGTAAAGATAtgtgagaaaactgttgtaccaatACAATTCAGTAGACGAAGTCTTGTGACTACGAGTGACAAAGGATTCTGGTTGAAGATTGTACCTTCGTCATAG